From a region of the Thermococcus sp. 21S7 genome:
- the wecB gene encoding UDP-N-acetylglucosamine 2-epimerase (non-hydrolyzing) has product MRPAFVFGTRPEIIKLAPVIRAFEERGIKPLLIHTGQHYDYEMSRVFLEELELNGIDHHLEVGSGTQAEQTGTAMMKIERVLMDERPDVTLVQGDTNTVLAGAIASVKLKIPVAHVEAGLRSFDRTMPEEINRILADHASEVLFAPTEEARTNLEREGITENVYVVGNTVVDAVLQNSEIAEKKSDVLKRFGLKPKEYLLITAHRAENTDSRENLTKLVGILEALPIKAIYPMHPRTRNRLKEFGLWERISSIENLIITRPLGYLDFLKLEKNAFAIMTDSGGIQEESIILNVPCLTLRYNTERPETVKAGGNILVGLEKERAIGYLQKLMEDEGFYRKMAEAPNPFGDGRAGDRIVRILLELNEKGELGVRSSRFI; this is encoded by the coding sequence TTGAGGCCGGCCTTCGTCTTCGGAACGAGGCCAGAGATAATAAAGCTGGCACCGGTCATAAGGGCGTTCGAGGAGAGGGGTATCAAGCCGCTCCTCATCCACACGGGACAGCACTACGACTACGAGATGAGCAGGGTCTTTTTGGAGGAGCTTGAGCTCAATGGGATAGACCACCACCTGGAGGTCGGCTCAGGCACCCAGGCGGAGCAAACTGGAACCGCGATGATGAAGATTGAGAGGGTTTTGATGGACGAAAGGCCGGACGTGACCCTCGTGCAGGGCGACACCAACACGGTTCTGGCCGGGGCTATAGCGAGCGTTAAGCTGAAAATACCTGTCGCCCACGTCGAAGCTGGGTTGAGGAGCTTCGACAGGACGATGCCGGAGGAGATAAACAGAATCCTGGCCGACCACGCGAGTGAGGTTCTTTTCGCCCCAACGGAGGAGGCAAGAACGAACCTTGAGCGGGAGGGGATAACCGAGAACGTTTACGTCGTCGGCAACACTGTGGTCGACGCCGTTCTCCAGAATTCAGAGATAGCGGAGAAGAAGAGCGACGTTCTCAAGAGGTTCGGCCTCAAACCAAAGGAATACCTCCTGATAACAGCCCACAGGGCCGAGAACACGGACAGCAGGGAGAATCTGACAAAGCTCGTTGGGATACTTGAGGCCCTTCCGATAAAGGCCATCTACCCCATGCACCCGCGCACGAGGAACAGGCTGAAGGAGTTCGGCCTCTGGGAAAGGATAAGCTCGATAGAGAACCTCATCATCACCCGGCCCCTCGGCTACCTCGACTTCCTAAAGCTGGAGAAGAACGCCTTCGCGATAATGACGGACTCCGGCGGAATACAGGAGGAGAGCATAATCCTCAACGTGCCCTGCCTTACCCTCCGCTACAACACCGAGAGGCCAGAAACGGTAAAGGCGGGCGGCAACATCCTCGTCGGCCTGGAGAAGGAGCGGGCTATTGGATACCTCCAGAAGCTCATGGAGGACGAGGGGTTCTACCGGAAAATGGCAGAGGCGCCGAATCCCTTCGGCGACGGAAGGGCAGGAGACAGGATAGTGAGAATACTGCTGGAGCTTAACGAAAAGGGGGAGTTGGGGGTCAGGAGCTCAAGGTTCATCTGA
- a CDS encoding UDP-N-acetyl-D-mannosamine dehydrogenase produces the protein MLDRIEDKSVEIAVIGLGYIGLPTAIMFANAGFSVTGYEIRRNVVESINSGKAHIVEPEIDDLLKKAIENGTLRATSDPNDIKDKDVYIICVQTPLRDDKTPNLEFLRSAVETVAKAMKKGSLVIIESTVPPLTTVKMAELIEELTGFRAGADFYMVHAPERVMPGRIFKELVYNSRIFGGITPESAELAEKLYRSFVRGQTFKTSSTVSEVVKLMENTFRDVNIALANEFAFLAHQYGIDVFEAINLANTHPRVKIHVPGIGVGGHCLPKDPHLLVWPAKEDFGLIKLAREVNDSMPLFTKDLLFSALRELNIPPSDAVIAVLGLAYKGDSDDTRNSPAFAFVDAIRDDVAEVRTYDPFVRGTHESLEDAVEGADAVVIATDHTAFKSLDWEGLGKLMRTRILVDGRHVVEKPPRGFVFRGVGRGEY, from the coding sequence ATGCTGGACAGGATTGAGGACAAGAGCGTGGAGATAGCCGTGATAGGTCTCGGTTACATAGGCCTCCCGACGGCGATAATGTTCGCCAACGCGGGTTTCAGTGTCACTGGGTACGAAATAAGGAGGAACGTCGTCGAGAGCATAAACTCCGGAAAGGCCCACATAGTGGAACCCGAGATAGACGACCTCCTCAAAAAGGCCATCGAAAACGGCACCCTCCGGGCGACCTCCGATCCAAACGACATCAAGGACAAGGACGTCTACATAATCTGCGTCCAGACTCCCCTCAGGGACGATAAGACCCCGAATCTGGAGTTTCTGCGGAGCGCCGTCGAGACCGTCGCAAAGGCCATGAAAAAGGGTTCGCTGGTCATAATTGAGAGCACCGTTCCACCGCTCACCACCGTTAAAATGGCAGAACTCATAGAGGAACTCACCGGATTCAGGGCGGGGGCGGACTTCTACATGGTTCACGCCCCGGAGAGGGTGATGCCTGGTAGGATATTCAAGGAACTGGTTTACAACTCCCGCATTTTCGGGGGAATAACCCCTGAGAGCGCCGAGCTCGCCGAAAAACTGTACCGTTCCTTCGTCAGGGGACAGACCTTTAAAACCAGCTCAACCGTCAGCGAGGTCGTCAAGCTCATGGAGAACACCTTCCGCGACGTCAACATAGCCCTCGCCAACGAGTTCGCATTTTTAGCTCACCAGTACGGGATAGACGTCTTTGAGGCGATAAACCTGGCGAACACCCATCCGAGGGTCAAGATTCACGTTCCAGGCATTGGTGTCGGCGGCCACTGCCTTCCAAAGGACCCCCACCTGCTCGTCTGGCCCGCCAAGGAGGACTTTGGGCTGATAAAGCTCGCGAGGGAAGTAAACGACTCCATGCCCCTCTTCACTAAGGATTTGCTCTTCTCTGCCCTCAGGGAGCTGAACATCCCCCCGAGCGACGCCGTCATCGCCGTTCTCGGACTCGCCTACAAAGGGGACAGCGATGACACGAGAAACTCACCGGCGTTTGCGTTCGTCGATGCCATACGGGACGACGTTGCCGAGGTCAGAACTTATGATCCGTTTGTCAGAGGAACCCACGAAAGCCTGGAGGACGCCGTCGAGGGAGCCGATGCGGTCGTCATAGCCACGGACCACACGGCTTTCAAGTCCCTCGACTGGGAAGGGCTAGGTAAGCTCATGAGAACGAGGATCCTCGTGGATGGGAGGCACGTTGTGGAGAAACCGCCCCGCGGGTTCGTCTTCAGGGGAGTTGGGAGGGGGGAGTATTGA
- a CDS encoding DUF354 domain-containing protein, with amino-acid sequence MKVWIDITNAPHVHFFKGVINELEKAGHEVLVTTREFDGLTGILDMFGFDYYVVGRHGGATLEGKLLAGTERMYKLSKLIIEEKPDLAIYKHSAEAPRVAFGLQIPAIGFVDNETAVAQNKLILPYTTLLVYPTAIDAYELLRCGADPNGMRPVKGFSELAHLYGFIPDRKVLHELGLKRGEYIVMRTEPIKANYFNGPPKSVLEDVIPLLPETPIVLFPRTEEQRKRFEHFENVIMPERPVDSLSLLYYAKLMIGAGGTMNREAIALGTPTISTYPGKLLAVTKWLVEKGVKFHSTDPVKVAMMAERMMEMNGGYRAYIRSVVSGFENPMDVILREIETYEEFGTFMTMKVEESSDPGNARGYVGLNESRHKEEQH; translated from the coding sequence ATGAAGGTATGGATTGACATCACGAACGCCCCTCACGTTCACTTTTTCAAAGGTGTAATAAATGAGCTGGAGAAGGCCGGACACGAGGTTCTGGTCACAACCCGCGAGTTCGACGGACTCACCGGAATCCTTGACATGTTCGGGTTTGATTACTACGTGGTCGGAAGGCACGGCGGTGCGACCCTTGAGGGCAAGCTCCTGGCGGGCACCGAAAGGATGTACAAGCTGTCCAAGCTGATAATTGAAGAAAAGCCCGACCTGGCGATTTACAAACATTCGGCCGAAGCCCCAAGGGTTGCCTTCGGCCTCCAGATACCCGCCATAGGCTTCGTTGACAACGAGACGGCCGTTGCCCAGAACAAGCTTATACTCCCCTACACCACGCTCCTCGTCTACCCAACCGCAATAGACGCCTACGAACTCCTCCGGTGCGGTGCCGACCCAAACGGGATGCGCCCGGTTAAAGGCTTTTCTGAGCTGGCTCACCTCTACGGCTTCATCCCCGACAGGAAGGTCCTGCACGAGCTGGGATTAAAGCGCGGGGAGTACATCGTCATGCGCACGGAGCCGATAAAGGCCAACTACTTCAACGGGCCCCCGAAGAGCGTTCTTGAGGACGTTATTCCTCTCCTTCCGGAGACTCCCATAGTCCTCTTCCCCAGGACGGAGGAGCAGAGGAAACGCTTTGAGCACTTCGAAAACGTGATAATGCCCGAAAGACCAGTCGACAGCCTCAGCCTGCTCTACTATGCCAAGCTCATGATAGGCGCAGGGGGAACGATGAACAGGGAGGCCATAGCCCTTGGAACCCCGACGATTTCGACCTATCCCGGAAAGCTGCTGGCGGTCACCAAGTGGCTCGTGGAGAAGGGAGTGAAGTTCCACTCGACCGACCCGGTGAAGGTTGCAATGATGGCGGAGCGCATGATGGAGATGAACGGCGGCTACCGCGCCTACATCCGGAGCGTTGTGAGCGGTTTCGAGAACCCCATGGACGTAATCCTGCGCGAGATAGAAACCTACGAGGAGTTCGGAACGTTCATGACCATGAAGGTGGAAGAATCGTCAGACCCCGGCAACGCGCGGGGTTACGTAGGCCTCAATGAAAGCCGCCACAAGGAGGAGCAGCACTGA
- a CDS encoding stage II sporulation protein M — translation MPKIGAEVPKKTLGYLLIVFLAASFLGYVFALGNPDAAVEAVKKLAERMGPISDSSFENFVKIFTNNSMVAFFMLLSGLFFGLGPWLIMAFNGFVVGLVVRAVQASGELSFPQIILGLVPHGIIEIPAIALAGVSGIVWYREIVRGEGEAGERFRRGAEKGLKLFAVSVLLLLVAAFIEAYVTPRVAGV, via the coding sequence TTGCCCAAGATTGGCGCGGAGGTTCCCAAAAAGACCCTGGGCTACCTTCTAATAGTTTTCCTCGCGGCATCTTTCCTTGGTTATGTTTTTGCCCTCGGGAACCCCGATGCCGCGGTTGAGGCCGTTAAAAAACTTGCCGAGCGGATGGGACCTATCTCAGATTCCAGCTTTGAGAACTTCGTCAAGATATTCACCAACAACTCAATGGTGGCCTTCTTCATGCTCCTCTCCGGCCTCTTCTTCGGCCTCGGCCCCTGGCTCATAATGGCCTTCAACGGCTTCGTGGTCGGCCTCGTAGTCAGGGCCGTTCAGGCGAGCGGAGAGCTTTCGTTCCCCCAGATAATCCTGGGGCTGGTACCGCATGGAATCATCGAGATACCGGCGATAGCGCTCGCTGGGGTCTCGGGAATAGTCTGGTACCGTGAGATAGTAAGGGGCGAGGGAGAAGCGGGAGAAAGGTTCAGAAGGGGAGCGGAAAAGGGGTTAAAGCTCTTCGCAGTCTCAGTGCTGCTCCTCCTTGTGGCGGCTTTCATTGAGGCCTACGTAACCCCGCGCGTTGCCGGGGTCTGA
- a CDS encoding lipoate protein ligase C-terminal domain-containing protein has product MRHHVGEHKAKKGLIRIEFDERDGIAEHVKITGDFFMHPEETVQELEKTLEGHRLEELENLIDEFFAVRMDVEMPYVNVEDFKIALKNALGK; this is encoded by the coding sequence ATGAGGCACCACGTCGGAGAGCACAAGGCCAAGAAGGGTTTGATAAGGATAGAGTTCGACGAGAGAGACGGTATTGCCGAGCACGTCAAGATTACGGGAGACTTTTTCATGCATCCGGAGGAGACCGTTCAGGAGCTCGAAAAAACACTTGAGGGACACAGGCTTGAAGAGCTGGAGAACCTGATAGACGAGTTCTTTGCGGTGAGGATGGACGTGGAGATGCCCTACGTTAACGTCGAGGACTTCAAGATCGCCCTGAAGAACGCCCTGGGGAAGTGA
- a CDS encoding arginine--tRNA ligase, which yields MGYAQVKEKIRLILNETLEEMLKEAGKEWKGEITFDDTPSIELGDFATTVSFQLARVFRKAPKLIAEDIVERLREKLPEEVSEVRAVNGYINFYLNYDVFGKALVREILEEGNAYGEGKIGTGKKVIVEHTSVNPTKPFHMGHARNAVLGDTVARIMRKLGYTVEVQNYIDDLGVQFAQVLWGYLHLKEEFERLEAELREKGLKEDFIDHVMGLLYVEVNKRIEENPEVEKEVRELMKKLEEGDNETAEIGRKLAERVVKAQMLTTYRMGVTYDLLSWESDIMRSGIFGEAYELIEANENFFWATEGKYKGAFVMDLRKLFPDMKNPFLVLKRSDGTATYTGKDIAYHLWKFGKVKADMLYKPWDRHENHETWTTAPRGEEMPGRFGNADIVINVIGAEQKHPQMAIKYALQLLGFEESAENFHHLAYEHVVRPEGKFSGRKGTWVGFTVDEVLNEAVQRARELVEEKNPSLSDAEKDSIAEAVGVGAVRFNLVKYSPDKVITFRWEDVLNFEGESAPYVQYAHARCASILRKAGERGIETDWKTLLERADFSKLTNREKELVKLLAKFPEIVEIAGNDVKPHLIPWYANELASLFNKFYMDHPVLKAEEGIVEERLLLVLAVKQVLRNALELLGIEAPEKM from the coding sequence ATGGGATACGCTCAGGTTAAGGAGAAGATCAGGCTCATCCTCAACGAAACTCTGGAAGAAATGCTGAAAGAGGCTGGAAAGGAGTGGAAAGGTGAGATAACCTTTGACGACACCCCCAGCATCGAGCTTGGCGACTTCGCAACGACGGTTTCCTTCCAGCTGGCGAGGGTTTTCAGGAAGGCGCCAAAGCTCATCGCCGAGGATATCGTTGAGAGGCTGAGGGAGAAGTTGCCGGAGGAGGTTTCCGAGGTTCGGGCCGTCAACGGCTACATAAACTTCTATCTCAACTACGACGTCTTCGGCAAAGCCCTCGTCCGCGAGATACTTGAGGAGGGGAACGCCTACGGAGAGGGCAAGATTGGGACTGGAAAGAAGGTCATCGTGGAGCACACCTCCGTGAACCCAACGAAGCCGTTCCACATGGGGCACGCGAGGAACGCCGTCCTCGGCGACACCGTGGCGAGGATTATGCGCAAGCTCGGCTACACCGTCGAGGTTCAGAACTACATAGACGACCTCGGCGTTCAGTTTGCCCAGGTTCTCTGGGGCTATCTCCACCTGAAGGAGGAGTTCGAGAGGCTTGAGGCAGAGCTGAGGGAGAAGGGCCTGAAGGAGGACTTCATCGACCACGTCATGGGACTGCTCTACGTCGAGGTTAACAAGCGCATAGAGGAGAACCCCGAGGTCGAGAAGGAAGTTCGCGAGCTTATGAAGAAGCTCGAAGAGGGCGATAACGAGACAGCCGAAATCGGGAGAAAATTGGCGGAGCGCGTTGTCAAAGCACAGATGCTGACAACATACCGCATGGGTGTAACCTACGACCTCCTCAGCTGGGAGAGCGACATAATGAGGAGCGGAATTTTCGGCGAGGCCTACGAGCTCATCGAGGCCAACGAGAACTTCTTCTGGGCCACGGAAGGCAAGTACAAGGGTGCCTTCGTGATGGATTTGAGGAAGCTCTTTCCGGACATGAAGAACCCGTTCCTCGTCCTTAAGAGGAGCGACGGAACCGCCACCTACACCGGCAAAGACATAGCCTATCACCTCTGGAAGTTCGGCAAGGTAAAGGCGGACATGCTCTACAAGCCGTGGGACAGGCACGAAAACCACGAGACCTGGACGACCGCTCCCCGCGGAGAGGAGATGCCGGGCAGGTTTGGAAACGCGGATATAGTCATCAACGTCATCGGTGCCGAGCAGAAGCACCCGCAGATGGCGATAAAGTACGCCCTTCAGCTCCTCGGCTTCGAGGAGAGCGCGGAGAACTTCCACCACCTGGCTTACGAGCACGTCGTCAGGCCGGAGGGCAAGTTCTCGGGGAGGAAGGGAACCTGGGTCGGCTTCACGGTTGACGAGGTCCTCAACGAGGCCGTTCAGAGGGCTAGGGAACTAGTGGAGGAGAAGAACCCAAGTCTGAGCGACGCGGAGAAGGATAGCATCGCGGAGGCCGTCGGCGTCGGCGCGGTTCGCTTCAACCTCGTCAAGTACAGCCCGGACAAGGTGATAACATTCCGGTGGGAGGACGTCCTCAACTTTGAAGGCGAGAGCGCCCCCTACGTCCAGTACGCCCACGCGCGCTGTGCCTCGATCCTCCGGAAGGCCGGGGAGAGGGGCATAGAGACCGACTGGAAGACGCTCCTTGAGAGGGCAGACTTCTCAAAGCTCACAAACAGGGAGAAAGAACTGGTAAAGCTCCTCGCCAAATTCCCGGAAATCGTTGAAATTGCAGGAAATGACGTTAAGCCCCACCTGATTCCGTGGTACGCCAACGAACTCGCTTCGCTCTTCAACAAGTTCTACATGGACCATCCGGTGCTCAAGGCGGAGGAGGGAATCGTGGAGGAGAGGCTGCTCCTCGTGCTTGCTGTAAAGCAGGTTCTCAGGAATGCCCTTGAACTGCTCGGCATAGAGGCGCCGGAGAAGATGTGA
- the prf1 gene encoding peptide chain release factor aRF-1 yields MSHKSAEMYELKKKVDELKGYRGRATELVSLYIPAGYDINKVMQQLREEYGTAQNIKSKSTRKNVLGALERAMQHLKLYRKTPETGLALFVGNVSEQEGVSDIKLWAIVPPEPLKVRLYRCDQTFITEPLEEMLRVKDAYGLITVEKNEATIGLLRGKRIDVIDELTSNVPGKTRAGGQSARRYERIREQETHEFMKRIGEHANKAFLPLLEKGELRGIIIGGPGPTKEEFVEGDYLHHELRKKVIGVVDISYHGEYGLRELVEKASDILKDHEAVKERHLIQNFFRHLVKDTGMITYGEREVRQALELGAVDTLLISEGYDKVRVRAKCNNCGWQEEKTMSESEFHVYRKKLTHCPKCGSQNISFEKWDVAEEFIKMAEESGSEVEIISLDTDEGQQFYKAFGGLGAFLRYKIQ; encoded by the coding sequence ATGTCTCACAAATCAGCTGAAATGTACGAACTCAAGAAAAAGGTCGATGAACTGAAGGGTTATCGAGGTCGAGCCACTGAACTTGTGAGCCTGTACATTCCCGCGGGCTACGACATAAACAAGGTCATGCAGCAGCTGAGGGAGGAGTACGGCACGGCGCAGAACATCAAGTCAAAATCGACGCGAAAGAACGTTCTTGGGGCCCTTGAGAGGGCCATGCAGCACCTCAAGCTCTACCGCAAGACTCCCGAGACCGGTCTGGCCCTCTTCGTCGGAAACGTCAGCGAGCAGGAGGGTGTCAGCGACATAAAGCTCTGGGCGATAGTCCCGCCGGAGCCGCTGAAGGTCAGGCTCTATCGATGTGACCAGACCTTTATCACCGAACCCCTTGAGGAGATGCTCCGCGTAAAGGACGCCTACGGCCTCATCACAGTCGAAAAGAACGAGGCAACGATAGGCCTCCTCAGGGGAAAGCGCATTGACGTCATCGACGAGCTGACTTCAAACGTCCCCGGAAAGACCCGCGCGGGTGGTCAGTCCGCGAGACGTTACGAGAGGATTCGCGAGCAGGAAACCCACGAGTTCATGAAGCGCATCGGCGAGCACGCCAACAAGGCCTTCCTTCCGCTCCTTGAGAAGGGCGAGCTGAGAGGGATAATCATCGGCGGCCCGGGCCCGACCAAGGAGGAGTTCGTTGAGGGCGACTACCTTCACCACGAGCTTCGAAAGAAGGTCATCGGCGTTGTGGACATCAGCTACCACGGCGAGTACGGGCTGAGAGAGCTGGTGGAGAAGGCCAGCGATATACTCAAGGACCACGAGGCGGTCAAAGAGCGCCACCTTATACAGAACTTCTTCAGGCACCTCGTTAAGGACACGGGAATGATAACCTACGGTGAGAGGGAGGTGCGGCAGGCCCTTGAGCTTGGCGCCGTTGACACGCTCCTCATCAGCGAGGGCTACGACAAGGTTCGCGTCAGGGCAAAGTGCAACAACTGCGGCTGGCAGGAGGAGAAGACCATGAGCGAGAGCGAGTTCCACGTCTACAGGAAGAAGCTCACCCACTGCCCAAAGTGCGGCAGCCAGAACATAAGCTTTGAGAAATGGGACGTCGCCGAGGAGTTCATAAAAATGGCCGAGGAAAGCGGTTCCGAAGTGGAGATCATCTCCCTCGACACGGACGAGGGCCAGCAGTTCTACAAGGCCTTTGGAGGGCTGGGGGCCTTCCTGAGGTACAAGATTCAGTGA
- a CDS encoding pro-sigmaK processing inhibitor BofA family protein, with amino-acid sequence MLEELLLLFFLFLAIMLVVKVGFAILRYLVANAVIGLIILWFTNWIGISDVPLTALNILVVAIGGILGVIALIIAYWF; translated from the coding sequence ATGCTTGAAGAGTTGCTGCTGCTGTTTTTCTTGTTCCTGGCCATCATGCTGGTGGTCAAGGTTGGCTTTGCCATACTTCGGTACCTCGTGGCCAACGCGGTAATTGGTCTGATAATACTGTGGTTCACGAACTGGATAGGAATATCGGACGTGCCGCTGACGGCGCTGAACATCCTTGTGGTCGCCATAGGTGGCATACTCGGGGTTATAGCACTCATAATAGCCTACTGGTTCTAG
- a CDS encoding type II toxin-antitoxin system PemK/MazF family toxin, producing the protein MEQGEIWTAPFPYFDENGGLKYKHRPVLIISGDTMNNNGRDVIVCQISRFELKRVAALSPQLRKMVRVIKNDDLDPNTSRGLRNVSMIKPFKLFTIPKTKLRSGRYIGKLKEDVITELAEKTRGLF; encoded by the coding sequence ATGGAGCAGGGTGAAATCTGGACGGCCCCGTTTCCCTATTTTGATGAGAACGGCGGGCTGAAATACAAACATCGGCCGGTTCTTATAATCTCCGGCGACACCATGAATAACAACGGGCGGGATGTAATAGTCTGCCAGATTTCGCGGTTTGAGCTGAAGCGTGTCGCCGCCCTGTCCCCCCAGCTCAGGAAGATGGTGAGGGTGATAAAAAATGATGACCTGGACCCAAACACCAGCAGAGGGCTTAGGAACGTGAGTATGATAAAACCATTCAAGCTGTTCACGATACCCAAAACGAAACTCAGAAGCGGTAGATACATAGGGAAGCTCAAGGAGGACGTTATAACGGAGCTGGCAGAAAAGACGCGGGGACTCTTTTAA
- a CDS encoding IS607 family transposase has protein sequence MRLYRTGKASQLLGISKPTLIRKIKSGEIKAYRIGKEYRVPESEIKRILEGKIPDKVVIYARVSSRDQKEDLERQVEYLKNYCSSKGYQVAKIITDISSGLNENRKGLKQLLKLGGLALEDLTEIRESIRYSTEMNGRLHRWSFRKLQSIIEYKAKLKGVKVVFVNPAHTSSLCPVCGGKLSPNGGRVVKCSNCGFEADRDVVGSWNVRLRALKMWGVTVPPESPTMKLGVGKIIRNDAYELYTSYG, from the coding sequence ATGAGGCTTTATCGGACGGGCAAGGCCTCACAACTCTTAGGCATCAGCAAGCCGACACTAATTAGGAAAATAAAATCCGGCGAGATTAAAGCATATCGGATTGGCAAAGAATACCGAGTTCCAGAAAGTGAAATTAAGAGAATTCTTGAGGGTAAAATCCCTGATAAAGTCGTCATTTACGCCAGAGTCTCAAGCCGAGACCAGAAAGAAGACTTAGAAAGACAGGTCGAATACCTCAAGAACTACTGCTCGTCCAAAGGATACCAAGTGGCCAAAATCATTACGGACATTTCTTCCGGATTGAACGAGAACAGGAAGGGATTAAAACAGCTCCTCAAACTCGGTGGCCTTGCTTTAGAGGATTTAACGGAAATCAGGGAGTCAATCAGGTATTCTACCGAAATGAATGGCCGTCTTCACAGGTGGAGTTTTCGGAAGCTTCAAAGCATTATCGAATACAAGGCTAAACTGAAGGGTGTTAAGGTTGTTTTCGTGAATCCTGCTCATACTTCCTCCCTGTGCCCGGTGTGTGGGGGTAAGTTAAGCCCGAATGGGGGCAGGGTTGTGAAGTGTTCGAATTGTGGTTTTGAGGCCGACCGTGATGTGGTCGGCTCTTGGAATGTTCGTTTGAGAGCCTTGAAGATGTGGGGAGTCACCGTTCCCCCCGAAAGCCCCACAATGAAGTTGGGAGTGGGGAAGATTATCCGTAACGACGCTTACGAACTTTACACAAGTTACGGCTAA
- a CDS encoding putative toxin-antitoxin system toxin component, PIN family, with protein MSRRKFEPIPVVIDLNVAVSSALGGPAAAPAKVIRLMIEGRIVNFASKLMLERLRAKLGSRRVQRYLANKSSGPAGELLWYKPYAIVTAFEIKSVVISPESLVDASEDEEDNEVLSVACDAGVEYLITQDQDDLLSLRNPETKEVIIEDEDGNEVCRIKILTPREFLEELKKRGWVI; from the coding sequence ATGTCGAGAAGGAAGTTCGAACCTATTCCCGTAGTGATAGACCTGAACGTCGCCGTGTCCTCCGCGTTAGGAGGACCGGCAGCGGCGCCGGCAAAAGTGATTCGCCTGATGATTGAAGGTAGGATAGTCAATTTCGCTTCGAAGCTGATGCTTGAGCGTCTTCGCGCCAAATTGGGAAGTCGCCGTGTCCAGAGGTATTTGGCCAATAAATCTTCAGGTCCAGCAGGGGAACTGCTATGGTACAAACCTTATGCAATTGTGACAGCGTTTGAAATAAAGTCCGTAGTAATCAGTCCAGAGAGTTTGGTAGATGCTAGTGAAGATGAGGAGGACAATGAAGTTTTGTCAGTGGCTTGTGATGCCGGTGTTGAATATCTCATTACTCAAGATCAAGATGATCTGCTTTCACTGCGGAATCCTGAAACCAAGGAAGTAATCATTGAGGACGAAGATGGAAATGAAGTTTGTAGAATCAAGATTTTGACTCCAAGAGAGTTCCTAGAGGAACTGAAAAAGAGAGGATGGGTAATTTGA
- a CDS encoding type II toxin-antitoxin system ParD family antitoxin: MYYEILVGVVWMAYSLEITRRVGNRKDGPKTKLISVRIPIFAYEQIEALVDLGVFPSRSDFINYAIQKALFELPAFKLPASDEALLEMMALGPDSPPGDDEIQEVLKDVEKEVRTYSRSDRPERRRVLRVRRTGSGAGKSDSPDD; this comes from the coding sequence ATGTATTACGAGATACTTGTGGGGGTGGTTTGGATGGCATATTCCCTGGAGATAACCAGGAGGGTTGGGAACAGGAAGGATGGCCCCAAAACCAAATTGATCAGCGTGAGGATTCCGATATTTGCATACGAGCAGATAGAGGCCCTCGTGGACTTGGGGGTTTTCCCGAGCAGGAGTGACTTCATTAATTATGCAATCCAAAAAGCACTCTTCGAACTTCCCGCGTTTAAGTTACCTGCCTCTGATGAAGCCCTACTAGAGATGATGGCCCTAGGGCCGGATTCACCTCCGGGTGATGATGAAATCCAGGAGGTGTTGAAAGATGTCGAGAAGGAAGTTCGAACCTATTCCCGTAGTGATAGACCTGAACGTCGCCGTGTCCTCCGCGTTAGGAGGACCGGCAGCGGCGCCGGCAAAAGTGATTCGCCTGATGATTGA
- a CDS encoding class III signal peptide-containing protein, whose translation MLRLRRRKKGQGAIEYLFMIAAALVIILIAVRYVSNSGQQASSQGDLAMFQSQAELVKSNLVAQYGSNELNKLKVNYTEASITNGNFTQLYDLCMTNKKPSDTGLQNIDQITACKAIVNGNIGK comes from the coding sequence ATGCTGAGGTTAAGGAGACGGAAGAAGGGTCAGGGCGCCATTGAGTACCTGTTCATGATCGCGGCGGCCCTGGTCATAATACTGATTGCTGTTAGGTATGTTAGCAACAGCGGTCAGCAGGCAAGTAGCCAAGGAGACCTTGCAATGTTTCAGAGCCAAGCAGAACTTGTAAAAAGTAATCTCGTGGCTCAGTATGGAAGCAATGAGCTCAATAAACTCAAGGTTAATTATACTGAAGCATCAATTACCAATGGCAACTTCACCCAACTCTATGATCTATGTATGACAAACAAAAAGCCATCCGATACTGGCCTCCAGAATATTGACCAGATAACTGCCTGTAAGGCAATAGTAAATGGCAATATCGGAAAGTGA